The window GCCCGGCGCGCGAAAGTGGGGGTGGTTCCGGCGCAAGTCAACATGGCCGGTATTGTCTCCGCAAGATGCGCGTTAAGGCTGCATTGGTTACAAATTTCACGTTGGGAGGTTTTCCGCCAGCTGGATGGTCAGCAGATTGAGCGGGCTTATCTCTCATAAAAAATCACCTCCCAACATCCCTGCCAGTGCCTCCTCCCGCCTCGCTGCCGGCTGTCTGGTTGACGTCTCGCCGTTGATGATCGCTCTTGTCAGAACGGGCAATAGATACGGCGGCGGATCCAGTCCTGTCGCAGAAATACGCTGGCGGGACCGGCCCGATGGTATCAGCAGGCCAGGCGCACCATCCCGCCGGGGTCCACCTCGCAGCGTCCGGCCAGTTCCAGCTCAACCAGGGCTGCGGCCACCACGCGGGCAGGCGCACCGGACAGGCGCACCAGCTCGTCGCGTGAGATGGGCGCGGGCGAGAGCAGGGCGGCAACGCGCTCACGCACGGCGTCCGTTGCGCTGCTATCATCGGAATCCAGCAAGGGTTCGTCCTCATAACCGGCGCGTTCGCGCTCTTGCACATTGTCCCGGCGCAGGCCGGAGAGGATGGTGATGACATCATCGGCGCATTCAATCAGGGCGGCGCCTTCGCGCAGGAGCCGGTTGGTGCCCTTGGCGCGCGGATCGAGCGGGGAGCCGGGCACGGCCATCACCTCGCGCCCCTGTTCCAGCGCATAGCGCGCCGTGATGAGCGAGCCGGAGCGTTCGGCGGCCTCCACGATGACAACGCCCATGGAGAGGCCAGAGATCAGCCGGTTGCGGCGGGGAAAGTCGCGCGCTTGCGGGGAGTAGCCGGGCGGGGATTCGCTGACCAGCAGGCCCTGTCCGGCGATGGCCGCGTGCAGATCGCGGTGCTCTGGCGGGTAGATGCTGGTCAGCCCACCCGCGAGCACCGCCACGGTGCCGGTGCTTATCGTTGCCGCATGCGCTGCGCCGTCTATGCCGCGCGCCAGACCGGAGACCACGACAATACCGTGCTCACCGAGGCCGCGCGCCAGATCACCGGCAAAGCGCAAACCCACGCCCGACGCGCTGCGCGCGCCGACGATGGCGCAGGCCGTGCGGCCAGTCAGATCAAGCGGGCCCAGCGTGGTGATGACGGGCGGGGGCGGGTCGAGGGCGGCGAGGCCAGCAGGGAAATCCGGCTCGCAGGCGCACAATAGCCGCGCGCCGATCCGGTCCAGCCAGTCGAGTTCCGCTTCGGCTTCATCGCGCGAGGCAGGCACGAGCGCGGTCGCGCGTCCACCCTTTTTCGCCAGTGCGGGCAGGGCATCCAGAGCGTCTTCGGCGGTCTTGAAGCGCTTGATCAGCTCGTTGAAGGTGACGGGGCCAACCCCGCGCGTGCGCGCCAGTCTCAGCCAGGCAGTGCGCCCGGCGGGGCTGAGCGGCGTGCGCTTCACGCCTTCTTCGCCCCGATGCGCGGTTCCTCACCGCGAACGAGGCGCGCGATATTCTCCTTGTGCCGCCACCACAGCAGCGCGGCGAGAAACAGGGCCAGCAGCGCCACGTCCGGCCGACCAAAGGCCAGCGCCAGCAGCGGTGCGAAGGCTGAAGCGGTCAGCGCGCTAAGGGATGAGATACGGAATACCAGCGCCATGCCGAGCCATGTGGCGCAGACCAGCAGGCCGACCGGCCACAGCACGGCCAGCAGCACGCCAAGGAAGGTCGCTACGCCCTTGCCGCCCTTGAAGCCCAGCCAGAGCGGGAAGCAATGGCCGAGAAACGCCGCGCCGCCTGCGATCAGGCCCGCGGTGGGCGAAACGGCGAAGGTAAAGATCAGCGCGGCAATGCCTGCCTTGCCGCTATCGAGCACCAGAGTGGCGAGCGCGAGGTCCTTGCGGCCCGTGCGCAGCACGTTCGTTGCCCCGATATTGCCGGAGCCAACCGTGCGTATATCACCCAGTCCTGCGAGCTTCACCAGCACCAGGCCAAAAGGGATGGAGCCGAGCAGATAGCCGCCGACGGCAGCGAGGATCAGGAAGATTTCGGCTGGCAAAAGGCTTACTCCGCAAATCCGGGCCGGGCGTACACCATGGCCCCGTCAACGACACTCAGCAAGACACGGCCCTGGAGGCGGCGGCCCGAGAAGGCGGATGGTGCGGGGCTTTCCAGCCCGTCCTTGCCGTAAACATTGGGCGCTTGCGGATCGAACAGCACCAGATCGGCCGGCGCGCCTTCTTCCAGCCGCCCTTGCGGCAGGCCCAGCAGTTCGGCCGGATTACTGGTGAGGGCTTTCAGGCCAGCGGCCAGCGGCAGCTGCCCGTCCGCATCGAGCGTACACAGAACCGGGATCAAAGCTTCGAGGCTGGATGATCCCGGCGCGGCATCGGAGAAGGGATTGGCCTTGGCTTCCAGCGCGACCGGCGTGTGGTCGGAAACGATCACGTCAATCAGCCCGTCAGCGATGGCGGCCAGCAGCGCCTGCCGGTCGGCTTCACTGCGCAGAGGCGGGTCGAGCCGGTAGGCCGGGTCCAGCCCGCCCATATCCACCTCGTTGAAGAGCAAATGAGTGAGCGGCGCGCTGGCAGCGACGTCCAGCCCGCGCTTGCGGGCGGTCTTCATCGCGTCGAGCCCGTCAGCGGTCGTCAGCCGTTCAAACAGGATGCGGGCGCCCGTCAGCTCGGCCAGCGCCGCGAGGCGCTCCACGCCAAGGCGCTGGGAAATGCCCGGACGCGCGGAAAGGCCGAGACGCACCGCCATCGCGCTTTCATGGGCGATGGTCCCGGCGGAAAGATGCGTGTCTTCCGCCGTCAGCCCCACCCAGGCGTCAAACGCGCTGGCATAGCTCAAAAGATTGCGCAGGAAGCGCGTGTCGGCGATCAGATCACCGCCATCGGAGACCAGCGCCGCACCGGCGCGCAGCATCAGGCCGATCTCGGCCATGTCGCCAGCTTGTGTATGCGTGCGCGCCGCGCCTAGCAGGCGGACAGGAGCCTGCAGCGCACGAAAGCTGATCCAGTCAATGTCTTCAGGCCGGGTGAGGCCAGCGCCGCTGGATGAGGACAGGGCCAGCGTGCCAACACCTGCCGCAGCAGCAGCGCGGATGGTGGTGTCGAGGCTTTCAATGCCGGAGCGGCCCGGCTCAGCGGCGCGCGCGCCAATGTCGATAAGAGCGGGGCTGAGCGCCGCACCATCCGCCTCGATAATCTGGTCTTCCGCATCCGGGGAGAGACCGGGGCCGATAGCGTCAATCACGCCGTTCTCGACGCGCAGATCGCCTTCTCTGTCGCGCCCCGATGCCGGGTCGATCAGGCGCGCGCCCGCGATGAAGATACCGCCGCTCATGGCACCATCTCCTGCATGCCGCGCCCGGCGAGCAGTTCGAGT is drawn from Glycocaulis alkaliphilus and contains these coding sequences:
- the dprA gene encoding DNA-processing protein DprA — protein: MKRTPLSPAGRTAWLRLARTRGVGPVTFNELIKRFKTAEDALDALPALAKKGGRATALVPASRDEAEAELDWLDRIGARLLCACEPDFPAGLAALDPPPPVITTLGPLDLTGRTACAIVGARSASGVGLRFAGDLARGLGEHGIVVVSGLARGIDGAAHAATISTGTVAVLAGGLTSIYPPEHRDLHAAIAGQGLLVSESPPGYSPQARDFPRRNRLISGLSMGVVIVEAAERSGSLITARYALEQGREVMAVPGSPLDPRAKGTNRLLREGAALIECADDVITILSGLRRDNVQERERAGYEDEPLLDSDDSSATDAVRERVAALLSPAPISRDELVRLSGAPARVVAAALVELELAGRCEVDPGGMVRLAC
- a CDS encoding dihydroorotase encodes the protein MSGGIFIAGARLIDPASGRDREGDLRVENGVIDAIGPGLSPDAEDQIIEADGAALSPALIDIGARAAEPGRSGIESLDTTIRAAAAAGVGTLALSSSSGAGLTRPEDIDWISFRALQAPVRLLGAARTHTQAGDMAEIGLMLRAGAALVSDGGDLIADTRFLRNLLSYASAFDAWVGLTAEDTHLSAGTIAHESAMAVRLGLSARPGISQRLGVERLAALAELTGARILFERLTTADGLDAMKTARKRGLDVAASAPLTHLLFNEVDMGGLDPAYRLDPPLRSEADRQALLAAIADGLIDVIVSDHTPVALEAKANPFSDAAPGSSSLEALIPVLCTLDADGQLPLAAGLKALTSNPAELLGLPQGRLEEGAPADLVLFDPQAPNVYGKDGLESPAPSAFSGRRLQGRVLLSVVDGAMVYARPGFAE
- the plsY gene encoding glycerol-3-phosphate 1-O-acyltransferase PlsY: MCGVSLLPAEIFLILAAVGGYLLGSIPFGLVLVKLAGLGDIRTVGSGNIGATNVLRTGRKDLALATLVLDSGKAGIAALIFTFAVSPTAGLIAGGAAFLGHCFPLWLGFKGGKGVATFLGVLLAVLWPVGLLVCATWLGMALVFRISSLSALTASAFAPLLALAFGRPDVALLALFLAALLWWRHKENIARLVRGEEPRIGAKKA